The Solanum pennellii chromosome 4, SPENNV200 genomic interval ACAAAATCTGAAGGAATTTTCTTTGGCATGGTTGCAAGGAGAATAAAGGATACAATCTGATTAAATGGGAAGTAGCAATGAAAAATAGGCACTTGGGAGGCTTGGGCATCAAAATGGAGACAGAATAATAGTCACTTGATGAAATGGTTGTGGACATACTGTGAAGAAGATCACGCTTTATGGAAGGAGATCATCACGAGTAAATATGGTGAGAGCAACCAATAGTGCAGCAACAATAGCTCTATGCCCAATGAGTGTGGGGCATGGAGAACAATCAGGGATCTTTGGCCAAAGCTAGAAGAAAACATGATCGAAATAAGTGGGAGATAGGAAAACACAAAGTTCTGGGGAGATGCTTGGAACAACCAGACACCTCTTAAGAACACTTTTCCTGACCTGTTTAGCATATGCAACAACACTGAGGCAACTGTCAAAGAATGTTGGACTGATCAAGGATGGGATCTATCTTTTAGAAGACTGGTGGCCAGTTTGCTTCTTAGACTTGAGGATTTCACAGGCACTACCCTAAATCCAGATTCTATGAATTGGGAACACAATAAAGATGGGATTTTCTCTGTTAAGAGGGCCTACGAAACAGGTAATGCACAGCTAAACGAAGACAACAATTTTTGTGGAACAATGTTTGGAAAAACATAGCACCAActatatttaaatgttttactTGGTTGATAGCAAGAAAGGTATGTCTGACACATGGGGTTTTGAGGAAAAAGGGGAAGATTATAGATTCCAGATGTTAACTCCGTGGTGAAACAAATGAAACAAACAGTCACCTTTTTTTACATAGCAAATCCACTACACAATTATGGGCTCTTTTCTTACACTCACGGAAACGAAATGGACCATGCCTGAGTACACTGCAGACCTACTAAGCTGTTGGATCAGAAGAGGAGGAAGCAAGAGCCAGAAGAGATGGTGGAAAATCATCCCACATTGCATTTGGTGGTCTGTATGGAATGAGAGAAATAGTAGAGGCTTTGAAGATAGGTCCAATTTCATTCACACAGTTAAATGGAATTGTATTATATCTTactatttttggtgtaaaaagATGGACATAGATGAATTAGAACTAGTAGATCTGTTAGGGTCATTGTAAGTAGTTTCCCTCCTCTTTCTCCCTATTTCTCTCTTGAAGGTTGCCAGCATATCCTTGATGCTGAAGAATACAAGAGAAATGTGACAAACTTGCAAATCATTTACCATATTAACAAATACCAAATAAGAATCTATTTTTCCAAAGTCAAGCCAATACATTTACCACATGCCTATAAGAATCTATTTTCCAAGCTGTTTTCCACTCAAGAAACAAGAGAAATGTGACAAATTGCAAATCATTAGGATACCATCATTGTCTAATCTCATACAAATAAGCACATGACTGTTGTAGCCTCAACCCTTAACAAACTTCATCTGTTAAGAGTCCCACATCTCTGTGGATGGGATTATTCCTTTCTACGTGGTCTTGGAGAACCCTCACCTCACCATTAATTTTTGAGGTTGAATTAGGCCTAAGGTCCATTTCCTCACATGATATCCAAGCCAAACTCATTCAACTCTTGGTTTATCAATTCAATGTTAGGCTTCCTAGTTGTATTGTCCAAGCTCCAATATTCCAATTTGGTGTGGGATGTTAGAGCCCCACATCGGTGTGAGACGGAATTACAGGGAATATTTGTCTCCTAATATATGATTTTAGGGAAATCCTCACTTCATTAGCTAATTTTGGGATTTAGTTAGGGTCGAGGTCCATTTCTTCACATTATCGGAGTGTGGTATTGGCCCAGGCAGATCTGGGGTTTGCTCTGTTCATGCTACCATCCATTACACGGTCCTAGGACTAAATCTGTTGTTAAAACATTTTCTTGAATTGTTTTGAACATTCTCATAACATAACTGCACAGCTTAAAGATCTCTGACCTGCATAACTCTCTCCTGTGTGATATAGTTCCCTTGATTTGAACGCTGGGAATTTCTTCACCCATTCCATCATGAATATATGCATATCCATTGCTGCCagagaaaacaaaaaaggaaaaacatcaGCTTTTAGGTAGGACAATTCTTAAATCTGATATTCAAATACAGTTAATGCTTGATCACAGCATCTAAGTTTCCTTGTTTTACCAGTTTTTGCATCGCCAGTGGTGTAGTCTGAACTTGTATCAGAGTATGACAAGCCTACTCCCACAGGAGATCCAACAAAGAGGATATTTCATGCTACAGTAGACAAAAGACATGGAGTAGTAAGTTCATTCTCTTTACTCATATTGTTCTAAACATGTTACAATCAGCTCTTCCCTACCCTACTTGCATGCCTTTATTCCatgattttgtatttctttgAAGACCTCGACCATTACCTGTGGGAATGAATGGTCCCAACTATGTAAAATCACCTCCACCAATTGATGAGCAACCTGGTCCTGAAACACAAACATGTGACATTTTAGTGTTCTTGATTCCGCTTTGCCAGTATTCACCAAATTCATCacattttaatttaagaaatattatcCAGGGAAAAATACAATTCTGCAACTCATTTATCactagtttaattaggtttacTGTTCTTGACATTTTAGTGTTCTTGACTCTGCTAATATTCTTTTCTCCATTATTTTCTATATGCTTCACAATAGCCGAGGGTATATCGTAAACAATCTCTCCACCTTCACAAGGGGTAGGGGTAAGGCTGTGTACACATCACCCTACCCAGAGCCCATTTGTGTGGGATTACATTGGTGTGGTATTGTTTAGTTGTATCAGGCTTACTCATTAAAGATGTAAGCTTTCACTCTTATTTTTGAAGTTCTAGGTTGGTTCCATTCAACTACTGTTTTAAGCTCCATCTCACTATTAAATTTGATCGCTTATAAGCATGTGACACTTGGTGCAACCAAGCTGTTTCCTTTTCTCCAAACATCAAAAGAATACTATAAGCCTAAAAAAACATGACACACAACAAACAAAAAACAGAAGTTCGAACCCCAAGCAAATAGTGCTAACAAATAAACTACATGAAAGTACACATAAAATTCCTAGTCACATTTCTTCAAAATGAATCaacaaaagttaaaaagttttttttttttaaaaaaaaacctccATTGTGCCAAAGAGTTATAGTTTTATCATCAGGTTTCACCTCAGCTTCAACAAAGTGGTAAAACAAACTCTTCCCAGCTTTCACATTTACATCCATATACCCTGCATATTGCCTAAAACCAACCTTAGGTTGTCCAGACAATGCCTTCACTAAATCCTCCTCTGTATAGCCTTTCCTCCAACTACCGAACCCAAAATGACCAATCCACAAAACCACCACACGCCCATCTCACTAAACTTCAAAAAGATTCAAACTAGCCTCTTTTTCTCTAAAACACTTCAAATTAGGTTCATTCACATGCTCTcctattaaaaaaacaaatctttATAACAGAAATTCTGTTACACCGATTTCTTATTTTAAGAAAGCAGCAGATATTACATATGCCAGTTCACAACAAAACATAAAGCAAAGGACTGAGTTGATCCAATAAATTAACCAAACGccaataaaaatctatttttccaAGCAGTTCTCCACATAAGAAATGTGACAAACTTGCAAGTCATTAAGGACATGATCATTGCCTAATCTCATACAAACAAGCACATGACTACTGTGGCCTCAACTCTTaacaaacttcatcaattaAGAGTCCCACATCTCTGTGGATGGGATGATTTCCTTTCTATGCAGTCCTGGAAAATACTCACCTTAccataatatttgaaataaaattaggCCTAAGGTCCATTTCTTCACATGATATGCCAAACCCATTCATCTCTTGGTTTATCGATCAATGTTAGGGTTCCATGTTATATAGTCCATGCTCCAAATATTCCATCTTGGGCGTGGGATGTTAAGAGTCCCATATCAGTGAGGGACGGGACTATTTATCTCCTTGTATGATTTTAGGCAAGCCTCACTTTATTAGTTAGTTgttggggttgagttagggtTGAGGTTCATTTCTTCACATTATCGGACTGATGTATTGTCCCAGGCAGTCTGGGGTTTGCTTAGTTCACGCTACCATCCATTACAGATCCTATATCAGCAAAATAGCCTTCATCTTTCATTAATGCAGTCAAATCTTTCAAAAGTGCATGAATATCACCCGCACAAGGATGAAATTTATCCCCTGCGACAAACATATTTGTTTTCTGCCCCACTATAATCCAACTGCAGCCAGGAGGCTTCCTCACTCCtctctctttcatttctttccttaaGAAGTTAACTCCACCCCAATTGCCTGATGCAGCATATATATTAGATAGCAGTATGTATGAAGAAGAATTTTGGGGTTCCAACTCAATAAGCTTTTCAGCAGCCTTCTGTCCCCTTGTATCATCCCCGTGTAATTTGCAAGCACCAAGGTAAGCAGACCATATCATAGCATCTAGTTCAAAATCAAATCTTTCAATAAATTCCTCTGCCTCTTTGAGATTTCCCCAACGACCAAGCAGATCAACCATACAGGCACAGTGATCGGCACGTGGCCGAACATCATAGAGGCTAGTCATATCCTTGAAGAATTGACGACCTTCAGATACCATTCCTGCATGGCTACAAGCAGTCAGAACCCCAAGGAATGTGATATCATCAGGCTTCACAGATGCcttcttcatttcttcaaagaCTTCCAGTGCATCTTCCGCAAAACCATTCTTTGCAAAGCCAACTATCATAGAGTTCCATGAGATAATGTCTTTCTTGCTGACCATTTCACTAAACACTTGCACTGAACATTTAACATCACCGCATTTAGCATACATATCTATTAGGGAGCTACTGGTCAATTCATCCATGTCAAAACCAGTATGGAAAATGAGACAGTGAATTTTCCTGCCATCCTGCATAGAAGCCAAGGTCGAACACGCTTTTAAGGCACTAGCAAAAGTTGCTTGATCTGGCATTACATTAAACTTGCGCATTTCCTGATAACCAATCAAAGCTTCCTCGCAGCAGTCATTTTGAATATTGCCGGATATCATAGCAGTCCACAGAACTGGGCTATTTAGCTTGGTAAACTCTGAGAAGAGAAAGCTTGCATCTTCTAATTTTCCGGAGTCATAATACATGCCTATCAAAGAGATTGCCAAGAATTCATCATCGTATGAAAATCCAAGCTTTAAAATGAAAGAGTGCAATTGCCTACCAAGCATGTAAGCCTGGTCACTACATGCATCTAGAATGCTAGCAAATGTCACCTCCGAAGGCCTAAGTCCTTCAACAAGCATATTATGGAATAAACGCACCGCATAATTAATGTTTTTCTGAGCATAGCCAGAAATTAAAGCATTAGTAGACACCACACTTCGATCAGGAAGACAAAAGAAAACCTCACTGGCAGAAGTAATGTCACCACACTTGCAATACATGTCAACAAGGGAGCTTCCAGCAAAAAGGCCACTTTCTAGACCATATTTGACCAGCAAGGAATGAACTTGTTTCCCTTTATTAAGATCGTGTATATTGGCACAGGCACTGAGTACACTAGCCAAACATGCCTCATCAGGAATAATCCTTTCCAATGTCATTTTGTGGAACATGTTAaaagcttcttcttcttcttcgtcctGTACATAGCCAACTATTATTGCATTCCATGAAATATGGTCTCTCGTTAGCATTTTGTCAAACTGCCGCCTGGCATCACCTAGAGCCCCACATTTGGCATACATGTCTATTAATGCATTTCCAACAAATAAATTAGATGCAAATTTATTCTTCATGATAATTGAGTGCAGTTGCCGCCCCATTTCCACATCTTCCAAACAAGCACATGCACTCAGTATGCTAGTGTAAGTATACTCATCGGTTTCAAAAGTAGAAAGTCTCATACTCCTGAACAACTCCACAACTTTACAAGCACTGCCATTCTGTGCATAACCTGCAAGCAATGCATTCCACAACACCTCATTTTTCTCTCCCAAGCTATTAAATATTTCACTAGCAGCTTCCATCTTTTGACATTTGGCATACATATTAATCAAAGAACTCCCAACGTAGACGTTGGATTCTAATCCCTGTTTAACTGCCACAGCATGGACCTGCAAGCCAAAGGATAAATTTGCAACGCTTGCAGTTGCACTCAAAACACTTCCCAAGGTAGAACGAGTGGGTCGAATGCTAGCTTTGATCATGTCTTGAAAAAACTGTATAGCTTCCACCTCTTTCCCTCCCTTGGCATGACCAGAAATCATCACATTCCACGCCACAACATTTGGACTGGTCATCTGAGTAAACAATTGACAAGCAGCATCAAGCCTACCTAGTCCCACACATGCATTTATGATGGTCACGGATGCCACTTGATCCGGCACACACCCTCGTTCCTGCATCTcctcaaaaacctccattgcCTTTTGAGGTAGACCTGCTTGAATATAAGCAGAAATCATTGCTGTCCAAGAAACATTGTCCGGCTCCACCGCCCCATCAAAGATTCTCCGAGCATCAATCAAATAACCACATTTTGCATACATATCAATAAGAGAACCCTCAGAGAAAGAATCAAATTCAAATCCTGTTTTCACCACACTACAATGCACTTGTTTTCCAATCTCAACCTCCACTAGCCTAGCACAAGCAGACAAAACAATAGCATAACTAAACTGATTCGGCCACACTCCAGAATTCCACATCGACCCAAAAGCTTCTACAACATTCTCCAACAACCCATTTCGCGAATACATCAATATAATCGAATTCCAAGCCATACCATCCTTGTTCTCAAGCCAGAAAAATGCTTTCTCAGCCGAAACCATGTCCCCACATTTGGCGTATAAATCCACAATGGAATTCCCCAAATGTCCTTGTGAAGCAAACCCAAGCTTCAGGCTCTGCAAATGGATGGTTTTGCAAGCTTTCACAGCACGTGCAGCTCTCTGGGGCATTTCGTCGAACACCCGGCGGGACTGAAGGTTCTTGCATTCCTGTAGACATATTTTCAGGAGATTGTCGTATAGGAGAGTAACTGGAGCTGATTGAGGTTCTGGGTCTTCGTTTCTGGACTGTTTCGCCTGCGTCGTTGCCGAGAATTTGCGACGGCGATGGAGCAGTAGAGAATATTGTCTGAGAGAGGAAACTATGTGACGCATCGACAAAAATTCGATTGGGTCGTTTTGGCGGTTAAATTGATAGCCGtataaataaattgttattgCACACAAtttgttaatttaataaaatttgatgtAAATACCAAGTATATAGAAATTAATCATAAGATTACATAAAAACTTACACTTGTTTGCCTTTTATAATTTAATACGTAATGCATAAATAAATCTTGTTTATGTGAATatagtataaaatttatattcagAACAAGagatacataaaaaaatgaacAGTTTAGTTTTAGAGAAGGGTTTAAAAAAGTAGAAATAGATTAAAATTCTTGAGGGGAAAAAGAGGATTTGATTAAGTATTAAGTAGTCGAAAAAccttaaattaaatatcaaatataagtaaattaatgagatttataataaatatgagtTTGAAGTTTTCTTATGAGTCTCGAAATTTTTTATTACAGTGACTCAATATCTATTGTGTATCAATAAAATatcgacaataaaataaaaactaagcaaatgtttaaatgaaatgagaaatgaaAACAATTGTTTATATGGAGCTTGTAAATTGTAACATAAGTGAttatttaataatgaattaagaattattcattttattcctTGCTAAACATATATGGTTTCAACCCATAGTTCATAAGatactttttttataaatactattGTAAATTGAATTACTTGTGGAATAAAGTGAAGTCCATTTATTTGACACACCTAcattattttggaaaaatatgTTACTCCCAAATAATTAAGTTGTCTAATTTATTTCTATCAAAAAGTTAAATAGAATAACGCAAAAAGATGAATTactctattattattatttgaagaaATGGCAGAACTTTTAGTTAactattattttctttcatgtgttttaaaaatattgttaacaAAAATAGTTGtaatatgttaaatttatttcaaaagatacctttagaaaaaaaaaaagatcaaccGTGCTGAGTTAAAACGAACATTATTAGATATGATCCTCATGCTCTGAgcttctaattcttttttttttcttagcttaggaataatttaatttttattattattttccgATGTATCAATGGATTTATTTTTAGGAGAAATGATAGGGGACCAATATATCCACCTTCACGAATATCAATCAGGTGGAAGTCGAAAAATGACTGAGAATCTATTGATCGTATTCAAGTTTTCGGCATTTTTGATTTATAGAGaagtaaaaaaatagtaatgttTTATAGATAAATTTATCAAGTTGAGTACCGTTTTGAGAATGAACAACTTgctttctttatttcattcaaagatatttaatttaagatAAAAGAGAAGTTACTTGACATATGTTCCCCTATCTCTATCACACTGTCAATCTAGGAAATCTTTTTCTTCAGCTACTTCAAAGCCAATTATCAATGCAATGGTTTTGTTTCTTCCTGTTTATATAGGAAGTCCCTAATATTCATCCTCACTCAAGTAACTATACCTATAACCAACTTTAAAGTGCTCAGTGGAGGCTTTTTCCTAGTCGTCGATGGAGGGACGTGTGTTGTTTGGGAGCCTCCGGCCACGTATAAATGAACTAAACAGATGCAAAGCTCTTGCAGGTTGTGCATATGGTACCATATGTGCAGCACCTCTAACAGTGGCAAAGGTCAACAGATTGCCATACTCCGTTTGCCATCCTCCCACCTGTTTAAAAGACAAACAAATGGTTATACTTACAGCTTCTCATCAACCGTTGGTGGAACTTGGAAGGAAGTGTTTGATATCAGAGGAGAGCGTGTTACCTGTCCTTTGTGAAACCAAGCTCCATAAGGGACTGTAATCTTGAACCCCATGTCATGAGCTAGCTCGCGTACAAGGGTCCTGGATCCAAGCAATGGCACAACAGAATCTTGGTCTCCGCTGCAAGCGAGTATAATTCAGAATCAAGCACCGTTGACTTTGGTACTAGGAAAAACGGAACAAGATTATGGATTTTTGTCTATTTTGGATTCTTTACCTGAAAACCCAAACAGGAATATGGTTTTCGATTATTCTTTTGAGCAACGGAAGAATATTGATGTTTCCATCTGTGTCGCTGTACTTCAGAACACTGCAATCGAAGTCATAATCCATTTAGTTATAATCTACAAATACCTTATAATGGTTCATTAAATCTATGGGCCTTGACATAGTAGGTTTAGAAGTCGAAGGCTCTAAATTGCTAGTGAAATAGTTAATATCAAAGATGTTATCAGTTATTGCGTGTCTGTTTATGGTTCAATATTGTGGACTTGATAATTTACAGACTTACTTGCTGCACATCGACCAGGTATAAGGCAAGTTCGTCCTATTTGCGTGAAGGGCTTTCTGAACCTCTGGAAGGTTAAAATAGAAACGCCTTTCATAGCTCATGCACACATCAACACCTACACTAATTTTAGTAGCCTGCAAAGGGAACTATTAAGTTCCAGTAGAAACACAGCTATAAAGAAGTTGAGTGAAGGGAACCAGATACCATTTTCTTTAATCGCAGCTCTTGTTCCACTATAGACGGATAGCACACATCAAGGATCACATCAtagttatttatatattcaCCAACAATGGTATTTGCTTCAGATATGGCATTATTGCATGCTTGTGAAACATTGTGTGGACTGCCAAAGGTATAATCGTCAAAGTCACACTGATTCATAATTGTTAGGCCTACTTCATCAGAAATCATTCCATGAGACCAAAAGTATTCATAGGTTGCGGGAACATCACGATCAAGTCTCAGAAGTGGATTCCCAATCTgacaaagaaaatgaaaatgtttAACGAACATACACACAGAAAAATTGCTTCAGATAAGAATGAagataaagaaattaattaaggtaTGCATAAGGGGGGTAAAAAGTCCGCTTACTGCAACTCCTTTAATGTTGAACTTGTATTCCTTTGAGTGCTCATTGTGGTCTAAAAGAGCAGCAGCTAACTGTGGAATGTAATGCCCTGAACAAGAAAAGGTAAAACATTGTCAGCCCGGGGGATATTACCAGCAAGAAGAGAAAGAGCAGAACAATATCACGAATTTCATTTCATGACAAGCAAACTGTAGATCAGCACCCTGCTACGAACAAGCTTAGGAGTAAATCCCCTTCCCCGAGAAGTCTAAGCGTCAAAGCACTCCTTATAAACCACTAGGCAGAGGGACCAGTTGAAGAAGGACGAgctaaatgaaaataataataagatggTAACCAAAAGCAACATGTTTTCGGTTTTTCATAGTTTCCCTACAGTTCTCTTCAAGCTTCAACAGCAATTACAGAACTATGCAATCTTCATAACTTTGATAGTTCAAAATCAGAATAGAAGataagtttgaatttaaaaggtCTAAACAAGTTTTGAGTCTATAGGACTCTCCACTATACAGAGGAGAGTGTGGGGCAATTTCTTGGTTCTCTCTTCCAATTTTTAGAACAAAAATTGCAAAAAAGATCAATAAGAGAAGTACTTTTGTCAAGATAATAAGAAGTTCAAAGTACTAAGACACCCAAATTTTCTATTGGAAAAAATTCGTTGTTCAAGcattttttcttgaattgtttTGAACATTCTCATAACATTATTGCACATCTTAAATCTCTGACCTGCATAACTCTCTCCTGTGAGATATAGTTCCCTTGATTTGAATGCCGGGAATTTCTTCACCCATTCCATCATGAACATATGCATATCCATTGCTGCCAGTAGAAACAAGGAATAACAGCAGCTATTAGGTAGGATTAACTCTTAAATCTGATATTCAAATACAGCTAATGCTTGATCACAGCATCTTTGCTTATTTGTTTTACCAGTCTTTGCATCACCAGTGGTATAGTCTGAACTTGTATTTGAGTACGACCATCCTACTCCAGCTGGAGATTCAACAAAGAGGAGATTTGATGCTACAGTAGACAAAGACATGAAGTGGTAAGTTCATTTTCATTACTCGATATTGTTCTAAACATGTTATAATCAGCTACTCCCTACCCTACTCAGCATACCTTTATTCCATGATTTTGAATTTCTTCGAAGACCTCTACCGTCACCTGTGGGAAAGAATGGTCCCAACTCTGTAAAAGCACCTCCACCAATTGATGAGCAACCTGGCCCTgaaacataaacatgagatatTTTAGTGTTCTTGACTCTTGCCTTGACATAATTCACCAAATTCATAGCATAAGAGAAGTACAGGAAAAAGTACATTTCTGCAATTTATTTATCACTAGTTTAGTATCAGGCTTACTGTTCTTGACATTATAGTTTTCTTGACTCTGCTACTGTTCTTTTCCTCCATTATTTTCTATATGCTTCAGTTGAGCCGACGGTCTATCAGAGGGGTAAGGCTGCATACACATCACCCTCCTAAACCCCACTTGTGAAATTACACCGAGCATGTAATTGTTTAGTTTAATGGCAGCACTCATTTAAGATGTAAACTTTCACTCTATTACAAGTTCACTCTAATTATTGAAGCGCTAGATTGGTTCAATTCATATACAGTTTTAAGCTCCAACTCACTATATCAAATTCAATCTCTTGTAAGCTTGTGACACTTGGTCCAAACATCAAAAGAATACATAAAgccttttttaaaataaaaaaaaagcaacaaacaaaaaacaaaagctCAAACCCCAAGCAAATAGTACTACCAAATAAACTACATGAAAGTACACAGAAAATTCCTAGTCACATTTCTTTAGAATGAATCaacaaaagttaaaaagttggaaaaaaaaaagaacacacCTCCATTGAGCCAAAGAGTTAGAGGTTTCTCATCAGGTTTCACCTCAGCTTCAACAAAGTAGTAAAACAAACTCCTCCCAGCTTTCACATCCACATCTACATACCCTGCATATTGCCTAAAACCAACCTTAGGTTGTCCAGGCAATGCCTTCACTAAATCCTCCTCTGGATACCCTTTTCCTCCAATTACCAAACCCAAAATGACCAATCCACAAAACCACCACACACCCATCTCACTAAACCTcataaagattcaatctttacCCTCTTTTTCTCTAAAACACTTCAAATTAGGCTCATTCACATCCtctgttattaaaaaaaaatcaaatctttataACAAAAAGAGGAAAAGGGGATAAGAAAAGCACGTGAATTCCGGATGCTTTATAAACAGAAAGctattttttactatatatagatAATTATTAACAAGAAAACTAAATAGGTAAGAAGTAGGATAGAATGAGAGTTTGCAGGTATATGGTTCTTGGGGTTGGTGAGTTGTGCGGTGGTGTTATGATGAGGTTAAAAAGGCTGTGGCAGCATTGCTggcattttcttttctttatagagtgagagaagaagaagaagaaatagacGTTATGAAGTTGCAGTCTTGCAGACCAGTGGGTGAgtatttaccccacccccacctcAAAATAGGGGGTATAACCATAGAATTGTGAATTTTGGGTAGTTCagatctttctttttgtttttcgatCGATCCAATGTTCGAATCTTACATTAAAAtttcgattaaatttaaattatgtatttttaattaaaaaattttatatttaaagttgaaattcgaaatatttaattaaaaataaagtagaatGCATCACAATCCATGTGGTGGCTACATAatagttcaaatatattttgacaGCTTATTAATCTGGTCAATAGAATATTTTGCTTTCAGAATTTGATTGatgaaaatagaaatattaatcgACTTAtgagttaattatttagattGATATTAGCTTATAAATGTATGATTATTAGATTTTGACAGCTTATTAATCTAGtcaatagaaaatatatatatattgattttatatatgtttagaTTCATAGgactaaaattaaattaaatttgttttagtatttaaatagattttatatatgtttagaTTCATTGgaccaaaattaaattaaatttgttttagtaTATAATAGATTCACATATATTTGATTCTCTAGCTTACATTTTTCCTACTTAGTTTTTGctattttcctttcttgctcACCTCTCGCAGATATATGTATGTGATTCGCATATATTTGGGGATTTGACTCGCTTTTCTTCTATTTCGCTTGCATCTCTTTTTATCTCGATCGTCTCTTCGTATTTTAGTGTATTGAtagcaaaaatatatgtatccaGATGTATCtggtattaaaaaaatatatattcagtTTATTGGATTATAGataaaattagattaatttCGACTAAGACCATTTAGATAATGATATGTGTCCATCTATTTGCTATAAGGTTATGTACAACTCAAAAAATTTACAATAGGAATATGAATAATCTCAGTATAACGAAAAAATATTGACATAccaataataatacttcaaatctatatttatcatttttattttacctaataaataaatattatcagATTTTGAGTATGAATCGACATATGCTCCAAACCAATAAATAGGAGAAGCTACTTTAAGGAATTACAATtatagtttcatttaattaatcatAGGAGTCACAAGACAAATCTTAGCCAAACAATGATAATCtgacattaattttatttaatgccgatatacatataaaataggGACAACATCTTTATAActttttgctttttttattttaaaaatgattttattctttttgtataaaaaaaagttacagaAAAGGTGTTTTTTCTAACCAATAGT includes:
- the LOC107016117 gene encoding pentatricopeptide repeat-containing protein At3g09040, mitochondrial isoform X1; this encodes MRHIVSSLRQYSLLLHRRRKFSATTQAKQSRNEDPEPQSAPVTLLYDNLLKICLQECKNLQSRRVFDEMPQRAARAVKACKTIHLQSLKLGFASQGHLGNSIVDLYAKCGDMVSAEKAFFWLENKDGMAWNSIILMYSRNGLLENVVEAFGSMWNSGVWPNQFSYAIVLSACARLVEVEIGKQVHCSVVKTGFEFDSFSEGSLIDMYAKCGYLIDARRIFDGAVEPDNVSWTAMISAYIQAGLPQKAMEVFEEMQERGCVPDQVASVTIINACVGLGRLDAACQLFTQMTSPNVVAWNVMISGHAKGGKEVEAIQFFQDMIKASIRPTRSTLGSVLSATASVANLSFGLQVHAVAVKQGLESNVYVGSSLINMYAKCQKMEAASEIFNSLGEKNEVLWNALLAGYAQNGSACKVVELFRSMRLSTFETDEYTYTSILSACACLEDVEMGRQLHSIIMKNKFASNLFVGNALIDMYAKCGALGDARRQFDKMLTRDHISWNAIIVGYVQDEEEEEAFNMFHKMTLERIIPDEACLASVLSACANIHDLNKGKQVHSLLVKYGLESGLFAGSSLVDMYCKCGDITSASEVFFCLPDRSVVSTNALISGYAQKNINYAVRLFHNMLVEGLRPSEVTFASILDACSDQAYMLGRQLHSFILKLGFSYDDEFLAISLIGMYYDSGKLEDASFLFSEFTKLNSPVLWTAMISGNIQNDCCEEALIGYQEMRKFNVMPDQATFASALKACSTLASMQDGRKIHCLIFHTGFDMDELTSSSLIDMYAKCGDVKCSVQVFSEMVSKKDIISWNSMIVGFAKNGFAEDALEVFEEMKKASVKPDDITFLGVLTACSHAGMVSEGRQFFKDMTSLYDVRPRADHCACMVDLLGRWGNLKEAEEFIERFDFELDAMIWSAYLGACKLHGDDTRGQKAAEKLIELEPQNSSSYILLSNIYAASGNWGGVNFLRKEMKERGVRKPPGCSWIIVGQKTNMFVAGDKFHPCAGDIHALLKDLTALMKDEGYFADIGSVMDGSVN
- the LOC107016117 gene encoding pentatricopeptide repeat-containing protein At3g09040, mitochondrial isoform X2, whose product is MRHIVSSLRQYSLLLHRRRKFSATTQAKQSRNEDPEPQSAPVTLLYDNLLKICLQECKNLQSRRVFDEMPQRAARAVKACKTIHLQSLKLGFASQGHLGNSIVDLYAKCGDMVSAEKAFFWLENKDGMAWNSIILMYSRNGLLENVVEAFGSMWNSGVWPNQFSYAIVLSACARLVEVEIGKQVHCSVVKTGFEFDSFSEGSLIDMYAKCGYLIDARRIFDGAVEPDNVSWTAMISAYIQAGLPQKAMEVFEEMQERGCVPDQVASVTIINACVGLGRLDAACQLFTQMTSPNVVAWNVMISGHAKGGKEVEAIQFFQDMIKASIRPTRSTLGSVLSATASVANLSFGLQVHAVAVKQGLESNVYVGSSLINMYAKCQKMEAASEIFNSLGEKNEVLWNALLAGYAQNGSACKVVELFRSMRLSTFETDEYTYTSILSACACLEDVEMGRQLHSIIMKNKFASNLFVGNALIDMYAKCGALGDARRQFDKMLTRDHISWNAIIVGYVQDEEEEEAFNMFHKMTLERIIPDEACLASVLSACANIHDLNKGKQVHSLLVKYGLESGLFAGSSLVDMYCKCGDITSASEVFFCLPDRSVVSTNALISGYAQKNINYAVRLFHNMLVEGLRPSEVTFASILDACSDQAYMLGMYYDSGKLEDASFLFSEFTKLNSPVLWTAMISGNIQNDCCEEALIGYQEMRKFNVMPDQATFASALKACSTLASMQDGRKIHCLIFHTGFDMDELTSSSLIDMYAKCGDVKCSVQVFSEMVSKKDIISWNSMIVGFAKNGFAEDALEVFEEMKKASVKPDDITFLGVLTACSHAGMVSEGRQFFKDMTSLYDVRPRADHCACMVDLLGRWGNLKEAEEFIERFDFELDAMIWSAYLGACKLHGDDTRGQKAAEKLIELEPQNSSSYILLSNIYAASGNWGGVNFLRKEMKERGVRKPPGCSWIIVGQKTNMFVAGDKFHPCAGDIHALLKDLTALMKDEGYFADIGSVMDGSVN